One part of the Rhodococcus oxybenzonivorans genome encodes these proteins:
- a CDS encoding lactonase family protein produces the protein MAIGVAAGVSVGTVISPYAGAALADDAAGPSYLLVGGTGSSNIGVLRESGGRLIPVGQPVPTDTGTLSITVTPNGRFAYVAHTVSGTLQGFRVGDDGTLERLEGAHLAPGRPIVGAVVSPDGKWLFATVGSVTNDVQTYAIAPSGALTHVDSVTIPGATSGLSIPVVSPDGRFLFAPSFIGATMDSYAIGFDGRLTPTGSQVPTGDRPALPSVTPNGKFLYITNEGTDDVSGYRIAPDGALNPIGRFPTKAIPHGMAITPDGRYLYLPQTGGQSVNGFEIRDDGALVPVPGAEAPSAPGHLPGRVVLSPDAQRLYVIDTLTTTGTAKVFTYRVKPNGGLEATAELPVDTGVTFSDGATGVFASLGPA, from the coding sequence ATGGCGATCGGCGTTGCCGCAGGCGTATCCGTCGGTACCGTCATCTCTCCCTATGCAGGCGCAGCTCTGGCTGATGATGCGGCGGGCCCGAGCTACCTTCTGGTCGGAGGCACAGGCTCGTCGAACATCGGGGTGTTGCGCGAATCCGGCGGTCGGCTGATTCCCGTGGGGCAACCCGTGCCCACCGATACCGGCACGCTGTCGATCACGGTCACGCCGAATGGCCGATTCGCCTATGTCGCGCATACCGTTTCGGGAACGCTTCAGGGATTCCGCGTCGGCGACGACGGCACACTCGAGCGCCTCGAGGGCGCCCACCTCGCCCCCGGCCGGCCGATCGTGGGTGCGGTCGTCAGCCCGGACGGGAAGTGGCTCTTCGCCACCGTCGGCTCGGTGACCAACGACGTGCAGACGTATGCCATCGCACCGTCCGGCGCTCTGACACACGTCGATTCGGTGACGATCCCCGGTGCGACGAGCGGCCTGTCCATTCCGGTGGTGTCGCCGGACGGCCGATTCCTGTTCGCGCCGAGCTTCATCGGAGCGACGATGGACTCCTACGCGATCGGATTCGACGGCAGGTTGACGCCGACCGGGTCGCAGGTGCCGACCGGTGATCGTCCGGCGCTGCCGTCGGTCACGCCCAACGGCAAGTTCCTGTACATCACCAACGAGGGAACCGATGACGTCTCCGGCTACCGCATCGCGCCCGACGGTGCACTGAACCCGATCGGACGCTTCCCGACGAAGGCGATTCCTCACGGTATGGCCATCACACCGGACGGCAGGTATCTCTACCTTCCCCAGACCGGCGGTCAGAGCGTGAACGGATTCGAGATTCGAGACGACGGAGCCCTGGTTCCGGTGCCCGGCGCCGAGGCACCCAGCGCACCGGGACACCTCCCCGGCCGCGTCGTGCTGAGTCCGGATGCTCAGCGGCTCTATGTCATCGACACGCTGACGACGACCGGCACCGCAAAGGTGTTCACCTACCGGGTGAAGCCGAATGGAGGACTCGAGGCCACCGCCGAACTACCGGTGGATACGGGTGTGACGTTCTCCGACGGCGCCACCGGAGTGTTCGCTTCTCTCGGTCCTGCGTGA
- a CDS encoding mycofactocin-coupled SDR family oxidoreductase, which produces MGLLDGKVVFITGAARGQGRAHAVTAAKEGADVIVTDICSPVDGIRYALASKEDLDKTQALVEKEGRRAVTAVADVRDQASLDAAVALGLDAFGRLDAVIANAGLWDLGPKSWEITEQMWTTVTDVVLGGTFRTIKATAPHLVEQRGGAIVCIASVGGLEATAGYTHYITAKHGVLGLMKNTALEIAEYNVRCNAVCPGAVDAKIWDNPMGHQLFVAPGETANRDVAIAATYGYAPLAGRPALPPNATSNAACWLLSDYAEHITGVALPVDAGHLLLPGVNFAPQTEGPEADRYRPPAQSPDDL; this is translated from the coding sequence ATGGGACTACTGGACGGCAAGGTCGTCTTCATCACGGGCGCCGCTCGAGGGCAGGGTCGAGCGCACGCGGTGACCGCAGCAAAGGAAGGAGCCGATGTCATCGTCACCGACATCTGCTCACCCGTCGACGGGATTCGATACGCGCTGGCGAGTAAGGAAGACCTCGACAAGACACAGGCTCTCGTCGAGAAGGAAGGCCGACGGGCTGTCACTGCCGTCGCCGACGTTCGTGATCAGGCATCGCTCGACGCGGCGGTCGCTCTCGGGCTCGACGCATTCGGCCGGCTCGACGCGGTCATCGCCAATGCCGGACTGTGGGATCTGGGGCCCAAGTCCTGGGAGATCACCGAACAGATGTGGACGACGGTCACCGATGTGGTGCTCGGCGGTACCTTCCGGACGATCAAGGCCACCGCCCCACATCTCGTCGAGCAGCGTGGCGGTGCCATCGTATGTATTGCGTCGGTAGGTGGGCTGGAGGCAACGGCCGGATACACCCACTACATCACGGCCAAGCACGGCGTTCTCGGCCTGATGAAGAACACTGCGCTGGAGATCGCGGAGTACAACGTGCGGTGCAACGCGGTCTGCCCCGGCGCGGTGGACGCGAAGATTTGGGACAATCCGATGGGCCACCAACTGTTCGTCGCACCCGGCGAGACGGCCAACCGCGATGTGGCGATAGCCGCCACGTACGGTTATGCGCCGCTGGCCGGCCGGCCCGCGCTCCCGCCGAACGCCACCAGCAATGCCGCATGCTGGCTGCTGTCCGACTACGCCGAGCACATCACCGGAGTCGCCCTACCTGTCGACGCCGGTCATCTCTTGCTGCCCGGCGTGAACTTCGCACCGCAAACCGAGGGCCCGGAAGCCGATCGCTACCGTCCACCGGCCCAGTCGCCCGACGATCTGTGA
- a CDS encoding helix-turn-helix domain-containing protein produces the protein MSAFHEFSCFGQPIIHPITRRLEGVLDVGGGAGEDHRYFAPIAQRLVGEIQDRLALSTPIAQRNLLAAFHSAARRKERPVMVLGEGMVLATPAALDLLDPADHAAVRASAGTARTTAVTNRLTLESGREVEFTCTPVDGGNGVLVDFATTRTSPKPQPRTPIEEWPLLVVGETGTGRTTEAVRVAGPGGAIVDAADVVHRGEQAWAVGLDRQLEQDGAVVIIENVHFLTDSMATLVARLIRGTRRHVVLTSTSANNDAGIHPSLVGLCAARRELAPLRRRRHEIPGLARRMLAKEAVTSDLRLTSATLQVLAAHPWPGNLAELRRVIHALARTRSAGDIIPTDLPAPYREVGTPLSPIRHAEREVIVAAIEAAGGNKLKAAQSLGVSRSTLYNRLRVLKIA, from the coding sequence ATGTCCGCGTTCCACGAGTTCAGCTGCTTCGGGCAGCCGATCATTCATCCGATCACGCGAAGACTCGAAGGCGTTCTCGACGTCGGAGGCGGCGCAGGCGAGGATCACCGGTACTTCGCGCCGATCGCCCAGCGGTTGGTCGGGGAGATCCAAGACCGGCTGGCGCTGAGCACCCCTATCGCGCAACGAAATCTGCTGGCGGCCTTTCATTCTGCGGCACGGCGGAAGGAACGGCCGGTGATGGTGCTCGGCGAGGGGATGGTGCTCGCGACCCCGGCGGCCCTCGACCTCCTCGATCCCGCTGACCATGCGGCCGTCCGAGCCAGCGCCGGCACCGCTCGCACAACTGCCGTCACCAATCGACTGACGCTCGAGTCCGGCCGAGAAGTGGAGTTCACCTGCACTCCGGTCGATGGCGGGAACGGCGTCCTGGTCGATTTCGCCACGACGAGAACGAGCCCGAAGCCGCAACCACGAACACCGATCGAGGAATGGCCGCTTCTCGTCGTCGGAGAAACCGGCACCGGCCGGACGACCGAAGCAGTGCGGGTGGCCGGACCGGGCGGGGCGATCGTCGACGCCGCTGACGTGGTGCACAGGGGTGAGCAGGCCTGGGCCGTCGGACTCGACCGGCAGCTCGAGCAGGATGGTGCCGTCGTGATCATCGAGAACGTCCACTTCCTCACCGACTCGATGGCCACACTGGTTGCCCGCCTCATCCGGGGCACGCGGCGACACGTCGTCCTGACCTCGACGAGTGCGAATAACGACGCGGGGATCCACCCCTCCCTGGTTGGGCTCTGCGCCGCACGACGTGAACTCGCTCCGCTCCGTCGGCGCCGCCACGAGATCCCCGGGCTGGCGCGGCGGATGCTGGCGAAGGAAGCCGTGACGTCCGACCTGCGCCTCACCTCGGCGACACTGCAGGTCCTGGCAGCACATCCATGGCCGGGCAACCTCGCGGAACTCCGGCGGGTGATTCACGCCCTGGCCCGGACCCGCTCGGCCGGAGACATCATTCCGACCGACCTTCCCGCACCGTACCGGGAAGTCGGCACACCCCTGTCACCCATTCGACATGCCGAACGGGAAGTGATCGTCGCGGCGATCGAAGCGGCAGGCGGCAACAAGCTCAAGGCCGCTCAGTCACTCGGGGTGAGCCGGTCGACTCTCTACAACCGGCTCCGGGTTCTCAAGATCGCCTGA
- a CDS encoding helix-turn-helix domain-containing protein has product MPSPVHQAPHLRELGAFLKTRRSELSPSDVGLPDLDQRRRVSGLRREEVAQLAAISTDYYTRIEQGRLAPSEQVLAALVRALQLDSDQSEYLDSLADHATHRSTPRPAAQSRTGGSRVRPQVRRLLDQLTDTPAIVLGPRTDILAWNPLATKVYADFDAMAPHELNYVRLIFTDARMRELFADWTAVARSCVAILRREAAINPADPALSALVGELTIADRQFGQWWAARNVARQDFGVKVLNHPVVGELTLDWEIFRYSGAPEQQLVLNSAEDGSPTQERLAQLGRM; this is encoded by the coding sequence ATGCCCAGTCCGGTACACCAGGCACCACATCTACGTGAGCTCGGCGCGTTCCTCAAAACCCGCCGCAGCGAGCTGTCGCCGTCCGACGTCGGCCTACCCGACCTCGACCAGCGCCGCCGGGTGAGCGGGCTGCGGCGCGAGGAGGTGGCGCAGCTCGCCGCGATCAGCACCGACTACTACACCCGGATCGAGCAGGGGCGGCTCGCCCCGTCCGAGCAGGTGCTCGCCGCCTTGGTGCGAGCGCTGCAACTCGACTCGGATCAATCCGAGTACCTCGACAGCCTGGCCGATCACGCCACCCACCGGTCCACGCCCCGTCCGGCGGCGCAGTCGCGCACCGGCGGCAGCCGGGTACGCCCGCAGGTGCGACGGCTACTGGACCAGCTCACCGACACCCCCGCCATCGTCCTGGGGCCACGGACCGACATTCTGGCGTGGAACCCATTGGCCACCAAGGTGTATGCCGATTTCGATGCGATGGCTCCGCACGAACTGAACTATGTGCGGCTCATCTTCACCGACGCTCGGATGCGGGAGCTGTTTGCCGATTGGACGGCGGTCGCGCGGTCGTGTGTGGCGATCCTGCGCCGCGAGGCTGCCATCAATCCCGCCGATCCGGCCCTGTCCGCGCTCGTCGGTGAACTCACGATCGCCGATCGTCAGTTCGGACAATGGTGGGCGGCGAGAAACGTGGCGCGCCAGGACTTCGGCGTCAAGGTGCTCAATCACCCGGTCGTCGGTGAACTGACCCTTGACTGGGAAATCTTCCGCTACTCGGGCGCGCCCGAGCAGCAGTTGGTGCTCAACTCCGCCGAGGACGGTTCGCCGACCCAGGAGCGACTGGCACAGCTGGGCCGGATGTAG
- a CDS encoding alpha/beta hydrolase produces MTTKSDVRFTSSGFQLAGHLYTPTEVDGRLPAIVVGHPMTGVKEQTAALYAQRLADQGFITLAFDAAYQGESEGEPRGLEDPFQRAEDFRNAVTYLSARDDVDPERIGVLGICASGGYVPFAAQTDHRMKAVATVSGADATCFFRVPDPEAFAKLVDQAGAARTAEAKGEEIPMVPVLPDSVDASTPKAVAEFFDYYKTPRAQHPRSIGKFALRSVDQLDQFDAYAGVAKIAPRPLLMIAGTEAETKGFSEGAVAAGGETAELFEIEGATHVDLYDVDQYVSQAADKLTEFFTKNLAG; encoded by the coding sequence ATGACCACCAAATCCGATGTTCGGTTCACCAGCAGCGGCTTTCAGCTCGCCGGCCACCTCTACACCCCGACCGAGGTCGACGGGCGGCTGCCCGCGATCGTCGTCGGACATCCCATGACCGGGGTCAAGGAGCAGACCGCGGCACTGTACGCACAGCGCCTCGCCGATCAGGGATTCATCACCCTGGCATTCGACGCCGCGTACCAGGGTGAGAGCGAGGGCGAGCCGCGCGGACTGGAGGATCCGTTCCAGCGCGCGGAGGACTTCCGTAACGCGGTGACCTACCTGAGCGCCCGCGACGACGTGGATCCGGAGCGGATCGGCGTCCTCGGCATTTGCGCCTCGGGCGGATACGTGCCGTTCGCCGCGCAGACCGACCACCGCATGAAGGCCGTCGCCACCGTCAGCGGCGCGGACGCCACCTGCTTCTTCCGGGTGCCGGATCCGGAGGCCTTCGCGAAGCTGGTCGATCAGGCAGGCGCGGCGCGGACTGCGGAGGCGAAGGGCGAGGAGATCCCCATGGTTCCGGTGCTGCCGGACTCGGTGGACGCGTCGACGCCGAAGGCCGTCGCGGAGTTCTTCGACTACTACAAGACTCCGCGCGCACAGCACCCGCGGTCGATCGGGAAGTTCGCGCTGCGCAGCGTCGACCAGCTCGACCAGTTCGACGCCTACGCCGGGGTCGCGAAGATTGCGCCCAGGCCGCTGCTGATGATCGCGGGAACCGAGGCCGAGACCAAGGGATTCAGTGAGGGCGCGGTTGCGGCCGGCGGCGAGACCGCCGAGCTGTTCGAGATCGAAGGCGCCACCCACGTCGACCTGTACGACGTCGACCAGTACGTCTCTCAGGCAGCGGACAAGCTCACCGAGTTCTTCACCAAGAACCTGGCCGGATAG
- a CDS encoding nuclear transport factor 2 family protein codes for MSSTQDQATIELSENWVKALANIDLFLEICVEDCPVWHSADDKWVSVSEAVAAVYERAGDGPIPDFRPEGITFTEKGFFNEASVELEMGGQPVKLHLVQIVEARDGKAVRVREYIGPEMGIQP; via the coding sequence ATGAGCAGCACCCAAGACCAGGCGACCATCGAACTTTCGGAGAACTGGGTCAAAGCCCTGGCGAACATCGACCTGTTCCTCGAAATCTGCGTCGAGGACTGCCCCGTATGGCACAGCGCCGACGACAAGTGGGTCTCGGTGTCCGAGGCTGTCGCCGCGGTCTACGAACGCGCCGGAGACGGTCCGATTCCGGACTTCCGCCCCGAGGGCATCACATTCACCGAGAAGGGTTTCTTCAACGAGGCGTCCGTCGAACTGGAGATGGGCGGCCAGCCGGTCAAGTTGCACCTCGTCCAGATCGTCGAAGCGCGTGACGGTAAGGCAGTTCGCGTGCGGGAGTACATCGGCCCGGAGATGGGCATTCAGCCCTGA
- a CDS encoding phenylacetate--CoA ligase family protein, giving the protein MAVPHSARHWSAVESLAPGDAADLQNRRLREQLEYLAAHSDFYKAKFAEHSVDVTRVRTVEDLAGLPFTEKQELRDSLAATPPLGSHVAADAADIVQIQASSGTTGSPSYVGLTRRDVDVWCELGARALYANGFRPGDRLLHGFGMSKGFVGGIPVVQMAQYMGIVDIPIGAEAGAERLLRVQADQRPDALIGTPNFLAYLAEEAPAILGMQARDLGVRAISVGGEPGGGLPAVRGKLESLWGATSREMLGGTDIACIYWGECHAGDGMHFLSPDLMVAELIDPETDEIVAPVAGAQGELVYTALCRQASPLLRFRTRDHVVVTGTDCACGRTGYKVRCVGRTDDMLIVRGINLFPSAVKQLVSELAPATTGEMRIRVDFEGHSTQKPLMLVVEYSDGLGAEQQDNLRSSIEQRVRSALGVKAVVELVPDRTLARPDHVKVNLIERVS; this is encoded by the coding sequence ATGGCTGTTCCCCATTCGGCACGGCACTGGAGCGCGGTCGAGTCGCTCGCGCCCGGCGACGCTGCGGATCTGCAGAACCGTCGGCTGCGCGAGCAACTCGAGTATCTGGCCGCCCACAGCGACTTCTACAAGGCGAAGTTCGCCGAGCATTCTGTCGACGTCACGCGTGTGCGGACGGTGGAGGACCTCGCGGGCCTGCCGTTCACAGAAAAGCAGGAACTGCGGGACAGCCTGGCGGCCACGCCGCCGCTGGGCAGCCACGTCGCGGCCGATGCCGCCGACATTGTGCAGATCCAGGCATCCTCGGGTACTACCGGTAGCCCGTCCTACGTCGGTTTGACGCGGCGTGACGTCGACGTCTGGTGCGAGCTCGGAGCGCGGGCGCTGTACGCCAACGGTTTTCGCCCCGGCGACCGGTTGCTGCACGGGTTCGGTATGAGCAAGGGCTTCGTCGGCGGGATCCCCGTCGTGCAGATGGCGCAGTACATGGGCATCGTCGACATTCCGATCGGCGCGGAGGCGGGCGCGGAACGACTCTTGCGTGTGCAGGCAGACCAGCGGCCCGACGCTCTGATAGGCACGCCGAACTTCCTGGCATATCTGGCCGAGGAGGCGCCGGCGATTCTCGGCATGCAGGCCAGGGATTTGGGTGTGCGCGCGATCAGCGTGGGCGGCGAGCCCGGCGGCGGCCTGCCGGCCGTTCGCGGCAAGCTCGAGTCGTTGTGGGGCGCCACGTCGCGGGAGATGTTGGGTGGCACTGACATCGCCTGCATCTACTGGGGCGAGTGCCACGCGGGCGACGGAATGCACTTCCTCTCCCCGGATCTGATGGTGGCCGAGCTGATCGACCCGGAGACGGACGAGATCGTCGCGCCCGTGGCCGGCGCGCAGGGGGAGTTGGTGTACACGGCGCTGTGCCGGCAGGCGTCGCCGCTGTTGCGGTTCCGCACCCGCGATCACGTGGTGGTCACCGGCACCGACTGCGCGTGTGGCCGCACCGGGTACAAGGTGCGGTGCGTCGGCCGGACCGACGACATGCTGATTGTGCGCGGCATCAACCTCTTTCCTTCCGCGGTCAAGCAATTGGTGTCGGAGCTGGCGCCGGCCACCACTGGCGAGATGCGTATCCGCGTCGACTTCGAGGGGCATTCGACCCAGAAGCCGCTCATGCTGGTCGTGGAGTATTCCGACGGACTCGGTGCCGAGCAGCAGGACAACCTGCGCTCGTCGATCGAGCAGCGGGTCCGGTCGGCGCTGGGCGTCAAGGCGGTGGTCGAACTCGTGCCCGACCGCACCCTCGCGCGACCGGACCACGTCAAGGTGAATCTCATCGAACGGGTTTCCTGA
- a CDS encoding CaiB/BaiF CoA transferase family protein, which translates to MSGTEQEAQGPLAGITVVGLEQAISAPLCTRHLADLGARVIKVEAPGFGDSTRAYDSVVGGMSAHFTWLNHGKESAALDLKSAPDMSIFRNILATADVVVSNLAPGALDRLGIGTRDLSRNFPRLIVVDISGYGKGGPLDHKRAYDLLIQSEGGSCSITGAPGHPAKPGIPVADVGTALYAYSAVLAALYDRERTGRGAVIPIAMLDTVAEMMGFALNQVIHAGTEPVPVGMGSPMIAPYGAYPTSDGQTAVLGTTNDREWRRLAEMIGRPELADEPRYAHNDNRVEARDELDAVVGAWCAEHTLAEIQKTADAAGIGNARLNSVRDLAEHPQLVERGRWREVGTPTGPVPALLPPAVADGWPVRSGAVPALGAHTDAIRAEFA; encoded by the coding sequence GTGAGCGGAACCGAACAGGAAGCACAGGGGCCGCTTGCCGGCATCACCGTGGTCGGACTGGAGCAGGCCATCTCGGCGCCGCTCTGCACGCGCCACCTCGCGGACCTCGGGGCCCGCGTGATCAAGGTGGAGGCCCCGGGCTTCGGCGACTCCACACGCGCCTACGACTCCGTGGTCGGCGGGATGTCGGCACACTTCACGTGGTTGAACCACGGTAAGGAGTCGGCGGCGCTGGACCTCAAGTCCGCGCCCGACATGAGCATCTTCCGGAACATCCTCGCCACCGCCGACGTCGTGGTCAGCAACCTCGCGCCCGGCGCGCTCGACCGGCTGGGGATCGGCACCCGGGACCTCTCGCGCAACTTCCCGCGCTTGATCGTCGTGGACATCTCCGGCTATGGGAAGGGCGGTCCCCTCGACCACAAGCGGGCGTACGACCTGCTTATCCAGTCGGAGGGTGGCTCCTGCAGCATCACCGGTGCACCGGGACATCCGGCCAAGCCGGGCATCCCGGTGGCCGACGTCGGCACGGCGCTGTACGCGTACTCAGCGGTGCTGGCCGCCCTCTATGACCGGGAGCGGACCGGGCGCGGAGCGGTCATCCCGATCGCCATGCTGGACACCGTCGCCGAGATGATGGGGTTCGCCCTCAATCAGGTCATCCATGCCGGCACCGAGCCGGTGCCGGTGGGTATGGGCTCACCAATGATCGCGCCTTACGGTGCGTACCCCACTTCTGACGGCCAAACCGCGGTGCTCGGGACCACCAACGACCGCGAGTGGCGGCGCCTCGCCGAGATGATCGGCCGACCAGAACTCGCCGACGAACCCCGATACGCGCACAACGACAATCGCGTCGAGGCGCGTGACGAATTGGACGCGGTCGTGGGGGCGTGGTGCGCCGAGCACACGCTGGCGGAGATCCAGAAGACCGCGGACGCCGCGGGGATCGGCAACGCCCGCCTCAACAGCGTGCGCGACCTGGCCGAGCACCCGCAGCTGGTCGAACGGGGACGGTGGCGCGAGGTGGGTACCCCGACCGGTCCGGTGCCGGCGCTGCTGCCGCCCGCGGTGGCCGACGGCTGGCCGGTGCGCAGCGGCGCCGTGCCGGCTCTCGGTGCGCACACCGACGCCATCCGGGCCGAATTCGCATAG
- a CDS encoding enoyl-CoA hydratase/isomerase family protein: MTSYEDFTSVKVDRPEEGILRIMLDGPNLNAVGPDAHRELADIWPGIGLDQSVRAVIIRGAGERAFSAGGSFDLVEAMIGDYSSRTRVMREARDLVRNIIEVPQPIISAINGPAAGAGLVAALLADISVAGRRTKIVDGHVRLGVAAGDHAAICWPLLTSMAKAKYHLLTNEVLTGEEAERIGMVSLCVDDDQVQDRAMEIARKLAAGSRAGIQGTKMSLNGWYRQAMPIFDASLGLEFYGFGGPDVVEGVSSHREKREPKFS, translated from the coding sequence GTGACCAGCTACGAGGACTTCACGTCCGTGAAGGTAGACCGCCCGGAAGAAGGCATTCTCCGCATCATGCTGGACGGGCCGAACCTCAACGCGGTGGGCCCGGACGCGCACCGCGAGCTGGCCGACATCTGGCCGGGGATCGGGCTCGACCAGTCGGTGCGCGCCGTGATCATTCGCGGAGCCGGCGAGCGAGCCTTCTCGGCGGGGGGCAGCTTCGATCTCGTCGAGGCCATGATCGGCGACTACTCGTCGCGGACGCGGGTGATGCGTGAGGCACGCGACCTGGTGCGCAACATCATCGAGGTCCCGCAGCCGATCATCTCCGCAATCAACGGACCGGCCGCCGGTGCCGGCCTCGTGGCCGCGCTGTTAGCCGACATCTCCGTCGCGGGACGCCGCACCAAGATCGTCGACGGCCACGTCCGGCTGGGTGTCGCCGCCGGGGACCACGCGGCCATCTGCTGGCCGCTGCTGACGAGCATGGCGAAGGCCAAGTACCACCTGCTCACCAACGAGGTGCTCACCGGTGAGGAGGCGGAGCGGATCGGCATGGTGTCGCTGTGCGTCGACGACGACCAGGTGCAGGACCGGGCGATGGAGATCGCGCGGAAGCTTGCCGCCGGCTCCCGGGCCGGTATCCAGGGCACCAAGATGTCCCTCAACGGCTGGTACCGGCAGGCCATGCCGATCTTCGACGCGTCGCTGGGACTGGAGTTCTACGGCTTCGGCGGTCCCGACGTGGTCGAGGGCGTGTCCTCGCACCGCGAGAAGCGGGAGCCGAAATTCTCGTGA
- a CDS encoding CaiB/BaiF CoA transferase family protein has translation MTGPLAGVRALVLAGMGPVPYVSMLLADMGADVVRVVRPPNRSARALSQTDGLTEDVDVVNRGVDAVAVDLKDPAGRERVLRLAEAADIFIEGYRPGVTERLGLGPDEVMTRNERLVYVRLTGYGQTGPRSRVAGHDINYVAQSGVLHAMARSDSAPRPPINLLGDYAAGGAMGAYGIACALVSAARTGRGQVIDAAMVDGVAALTAKLQGLRAAGLYSDDPGTNFLDSGAPFYDTYRCTDGGYIAVGALEPDFYREFVSRLGPDTADWPDQNDRASWPHLRKLIGDAIERRTRDEWEKVFAGTDACVTPVLTFDEAAVDPHNTQRGVYRTVGGVLHPMPAPRFSGTPAREPEIPRVGTVATEEVASRWGVGA, from the coding sequence ATGACCGGTCCGCTGGCTGGAGTCCGGGCACTGGTGCTCGCGGGAATGGGCCCGGTGCCGTACGTCTCGATGCTGCTCGCCGACATGGGAGCCGACGTGGTGCGGGTGGTGCGGCCACCGAACCGGTCGGCTCGCGCCCTCAGCCAGACGGACGGTCTGACCGAGGACGTCGACGTGGTCAACCGGGGCGTCGACGCGGTGGCCGTCGACCTGAAGGATCCGGCCGGACGCGAGCGTGTGCTGCGCCTAGCCGAGGCCGCAGACATTTTCATCGAGGGATACCGCCCCGGCGTGACCGAACGGCTCGGGCTCGGACCGGACGAGGTGATGACACGCAACGAGCGCCTCGTCTACGTGCGGCTGACCGGATACGGACAGACGGGGCCGCGATCACGGGTTGCCGGCCACGACATCAACTACGTGGCGCAGTCCGGCGTATTGCACGCCATGGCGAGGTCCGACAGTGCGCCGCGCCCGCCGATCAACCTGCTCGGTGATTACGCGGCCGGCGGCGCCATGGGGGCGTACGGCATCGCGTGTGCCCTGGTCTCCGCCGCGCGCACGGGGCGGGGGCAGGTGATCGACGCGGCGATGGTCGACGGTGTCGCGGCCCTGACCGCCAAGTTGCAGGGCCTGCGCGCCGCGGGCCTCTACTCGGATGATCCGGGGACGAACTTCCTCGACTCCGGAGCACCGTTCTACGACACCTACCGATGCACCGACGGCGGATACATCGCCGTCGGTGCACTCGAACCCGACTTCTATCGGGAGTTCGTCTCGCGCCTCGGCCCCGACACCGCCGACTGGCCCGACCAGAACGATCGCGCGTCGTGGCCGCACCTGCGCAAGCTCATCGGCGACGCGATCGAGCGCCGCACCCGTGACGAATGGGAGAAGGTGTTCGCCGGTACCGATGCCTGTGTCACCCCGGTGCTCACGTTCGACGAAGCCGCGGTGGATCCCCACAACACCCAGCGCGGCGTGTACCGGACCGTCGGCGGGGTCCTGCATCCGATGCCTGCGCCGCGTTTCAGCGGCACACCCGCTCGCGAACCCGAGATCCCGCGGGTGGGCACGGTCGCGACCGAGGAAGTCGCGTCGCGGTGGGGCGTCGGCGCCTGA